A stretch of DNA from Coccidioides posadasii str. Silveira chromosome 1, complete sequence:
GAGGGTAAGCTTGGCCGATTATTAACCAATTTGTCATTAGTGGTTCATACAGATACTTGTTGCTAAGTATGTTAAGAGAGACAGCAGCGATGGTGTGTAATGGCTCCAAAGCTGCCTTCATTGGCCCGCACACAGGGACAAACCATGGGCCCACGATGCCGACCAGCATCTCGTTGATTTCTGCGCACAGATCCCCCTAAGCAACACCAGAGTGGGAATGTCCTGGGATGATCAACAGGCTGCACTTTAGCACAGGTGGGTTCAGCTGAGTTGTGCTCTTGCAAGTCTGGTTGAGGAGggagaaggaagaagggGAGTAACAGAGTAGTGGTTGGGAGCAAGAAAACAAACTCTCAGAGCTCTAACTCAGCTTCAGTTACAAACACCTTGATCTGTTGTCATGGATATTGCTAGCTAAAATGCCATGGCGTTGCGGGTTTATCAGCACTAAATGACAGAGAATTAACTCTGCAAAAGATGCTCTCTCACACCTACacaaagggaaaagaaagaaaagaaagaaaagagaggtGATGACAAGCCATTTATTCCTATCCTAATCTAGTAAGCTAAACTCCTCTCCAAAGGATCACTCTGTGTCTCTTTGCCAACCCCATATTTTGTATCCGGGACATATTCCATCCCGACAATGGAAGTCGGCAGTTGTCTGACCATGATACGACAGTTGTTACCTGTGCCGTTCACCGGCCTTCATAGCCCAGATCACTAACTCCctggagtacggagtagttatgTTTCCTTTTGGCTAGACTCGCGAACTCGTATTCATTGCAGCTGAGAGTATTACTTTTTGCGATTTAAAATTTGTGATACGACAAACGCTTTAAGTAGAGCCGAAGTCGAATAGGGCATCTTCGACCTCTTGTTTCTGTTGCCTCTATCTTCGTCGTTTTCCAAAATCCATGCCACTACCACCATGGGTGTTATTGCCTAGCTAACCAAGAAGACAGTTTTGGCATGCTAGATTTGTGATTGCTATCACAATTTTTTGTTGACAATGTTGGGTTTATCCTCTATGATCCTAGGGGCATTCCTTTGCTTCATCGCACTCAGATTTCTTTTATCAATCACTTCTGCATtattttcaagaaatagaTCAATTTCAGGCCCATTCCTTGCGAGATTCACGCGTTTCTGGTACCTCCGTGAAATACACCGCGGGCATTTTGAAAAGGTCAACATTGAGCTTCATCGCCGACATGGTGTGTTGTACGCATCTAGGGCTTAATGAAAACTAAAACTAAcatcaaaaaggaaaaattgTCCGCATAGCCCCGAATGAATACAGTGTAGATGACCCTGAAGCAGTGAGGACAGTTTACGGCCCTGGCAGCAAGTTTCGGAAAGCAGATTGGTATGCGGGATGGGCCCACCCGGATCCGAGTCGATTCACCCTCTTTACGGATCGAAATTCGAAGCGGCATGCTGCAGAGAGGCGAAAAGTGTCTGCCGCTTATTCGCTGTCGACTTTGGTGTCCTATGAGGGCTTTGTGGATGATTGTGTCGGCATTTTCGATCAGCGGTTGAGGGGATTTGCGGATCAGAAGTTGGGTATCAACTTCGGTCACTGGCTACAATGCTTCGCTTTTGATGTGATTGGGGAAATCACGGTTTGTTTTTCCTGTTACTGTTATCCCTTAGAGATACATTTTGAGGTACTGTTCCGTGATTAACTCTTCCATACAGTTCTCAAAACGCTTTGGTTTTCTCGACGCTGGTGAAGATGTCGGGGAGATAATGGAGTCGATTAACAACAAAATGGCATATAGCACAATGGTGGGAGTGTATCCAAAGATCCACCCGCCTCTCTTCCGTCTCTTAAGTTTCTTTCGGGGCTCCAAAGCAACGGGGGAGGAATATAATGTCAGGTTTGCTCTCGACAACATATCTGAACGCAAAACCAGATTCACCACCGTTCCCTCAAATGGACCAACGGACTTCCTTACCAAGTTCCTAGAAGCACATTCCGCGGACCCAGAAAAGTTTACAAACTACAACATCCTCATGGGCTGCTTAACGAACATAGTTGCTGGCTCTG
This window harbors:
- a CDS encoding uncharacterized protein (EggNog:ENOG410PM3R~COG:Q) — its product is MLGLSSMILGAFLCFIALRFLLSITSALFSRNRSISGPFLARFTRFWYLREIHRGHFEKVNIELHRRHGKIVRIAPNEYSVDDPEAVRTVYGPGSKFRKADWYAGWAHPDPSRFTLFTDRNSKRHAAERRKVSAAYSLSTLVSYEGFVDDCVGIFDQRLRGFADQKLGINFGHWLQCFAFDVIGEITFSKRFGFLDAGEDVGEIMESINNKMAYSTMVGVYPKIHPPLFRLLSFFRGSKATGEEYNVRFALDNISERKTRFTTVPSNGPTDFLTKFLEAHSADPEKFTNYNILMGCLTNIVAGSDTTSISLSSIMYNLCRNHDALAKLRSEIDNMTAEGRLSNPVTFKETQNMPYLQAVIKEGLRMHPATGLPLARVVPDGGVTLAGRYFEAGTVVGINSWVAHMNTSVFGADAHLFRPDRWLTTDTAQLSKMDHYFLPFGLGSRTCLGKNISLLEMSKLVPQLVRNFDFELVNPEKELETRNMWFVKQMDFFCRVSSRAT